One window of Elaeis guineensis isolate ETL-2024a chromosome 11, EG11, whole genome shotgun sequence genomic DNA carries:
- the LOC105053591 gene encoding AT-rich interactive domain-containing protein 2 has product MAGWTLSSESLSLDVAEILRKLQSVGFCSHLDVPAKELSRENLGTLFDRMLSAFLKEIYWRWEIRPLPATLGDGRPVDLFKLYSVVHEKGGYSLVTKSQQWAAVSEAIGLDLKVGSLLKLIYIKYLDALDQWIGVVSAKNSVKKSKAIIRGLPCEVPDQKKEEFPTVPPSTSKKDQSLTLARGNECRVLIGDSVCDNDGMLVEDRGAVNGRFSHLKRKRETLVGMLNWLKKLAKNAGNPSIGKSFLKDRMKSKEAHAFDELYSQVLLARQAMLIRKIQCTSSNGPLMQKGQKIHPSIYEDSIDDNSQNREKIKCSQRLQAVNKQYAPGFSSGTSTNPDDDMDEKGFVAVGGENNDIKQRLRNPSLMLDAIADLLSIDRLQKQRVPVDPSFQANVPDWTGKPYETSSDPETLKWLGTRIWPPENQEKRLSFSQNPIGEGRKDICLCERAGSVECVRFHVAEKRLQLKCELGPVFYAWRFDRMGEEVSLSWTEEEERKFEDIVRLNPLYLAKNFWNQLYLRFPFKGRKNLVSYYFNVFLLGRRSYQNRVTPNSIDSDDEEPEFGPLKNRFGHDAVKVRHPESIVCIVNAECVDLDNDIDAN; this is encoded by the exons ATGGCTGGCTGGACCCTCTCCTCGGAATCCCTCTCCCTCGACGTTGCGGAGATCCTCCGCAAGCTCCAGAGCGTCGGCTTCTGCAGCCATCTCGATGTCCCCGCGAAAGAGCTTAGCAGGGAGAACCTCGGCACCCTCTTCGATCGGATGCTTTCTGCTTTCTTGAAGGAGATCTACTGGAGGTGGGAGATTCGGCCGCTGCCGGCGACGCTCGGAGATGGGCGGCCGGTTGATTTGTTCAAGCTTTATTCGGTTGTGCACGAGAAGGGCGGGTACAGCTTGGTGACGAAGAGTCAGCAGTGGGCTGCGGTGTCGGAGGCGATCGGGTTGGACCTCAAAGTTGGCTCTTTGTTGAAGTTGATCTATATCAAGTATCTTGATGCGCTAGACCAGTGGATTGGGGTAGTTTCAGCTAAGAATTCAGTGAAGAAATCAAAGGCCATCATCAGAGGTCTTCCATGTGAAGTTCCTGATCAGAAGAAGGAAGAATTTCCCACTGTGCCACCTTCAACTTCGAAGAAAGATCAGTCCTTGACACTGGCTAGAGGGAACGAGTGCAGAGTGCTGATTGGTGATAGTGTGTGTGATAATGATGGTATGTTGGTTGAGGACAGGGGTGCAGTGAATGGCAGGTTTTCTCATCTTAAACGGAAGCGGGAGACACTCGTGGGGATGCTGAACTGGTTGAAAAAGTTGGCAAAGAATGCCGGCAATCCTTCGATAGGAAAGTCATTCTTGAAGGATCGCATGAAAAGTAAGGAGGCTCATGCATTCGATGAACTCTATTCGCAGGTGCTTCTGGCCAGGCAGGCAATGCTTATCAGAAAGATCCAGTGCACAAGCTCTAATGGTCCTCTCATGCAG AAAGGACAGAAGATACATCCTTCCATTTATGAGGATTCTATTGATGACAATTCCCAGAacagagagaaaataaaatgtaGCCAGAGGCTTCAAGCTGTAAACAAGCAATATGCTCCAGGCTTTTCTTCTGGCACATCCACAAATCCTGATGATGACATGGATGAGAAGGGTTTTGTGGCTGTAGGAGGGGAGAATAATGATATCAAACAAAGACTCCGAAATCCCAGCTTGATGCTTGACGCAATAGCTGACTTGCTATCCATAGATCGACTACAGAAGCAGCGGGTCCCTGTGGACCCATCATTTCAAGCAAATGTGCCAGATTGGACTGGGAAGCCTTATGAAACCTCTAGTGATCCTGAGACCTTGAAATGGTTGGGGACACGGATCTGGCCTCCAGAAAATCAAGAGAAGAGGCTGTCATTCAGTCAGAATCCTATTGGAGAAGGAAGGAAAGATATCTGTCTTTGTGAACGCGCAGGTTCTGTAGAGTGTGTCAGATTTCATGTGGCCGAGAAAAGACTCCAATTGAAATGTGAGTTGGGTCCAGTTTTCTATGCTTGGAGATTCGATCGCATGGGCGAGGAAGTTTCACTTTCATGGACagaggaagaggaaaggaagTTCGAAGACATTGTGCGCCTGAATCCATTGTATCTGGCAAAGAATTTTTGGAACCAGCTTTATCTACGTTTTCCATTTAAGGGGAGGAAAAATCTAGTGAGCTATTACTTCAATGTGTTTCTTCTTGGACGTAGGAGTTACCAGAATAGGGTGACTCCAAACAGCATTGACAGTGACGACGAGGAGCCAGAGTTTGGCCCTTTAAAAAATCGTTTTGGCCATGATGCAGTCAAGGTTCGTCATCCTGAGTCTATTGTCTGCATCGTTAATGCAGAGTGTGTGGATTTGGATAATGATATAGATGCAAATTAG